The Virgibacillus sp. SK37 region GGTACTCAATATTTCCCTAGTTCTTCCTAACGTAAAGCATATCTCCATCTATGATTGTTATGAGGCAATGGTTAGCTTTGTTCAATATATGCTGCGTGATTTAACAGAGGAAATTAAGGCATATGAAATAGAGGATTCCTATTGCCCGGGAGATTATGATTTAAGTATTAACGGCAAAAAGTTTGCGGGTATTTCTCAGCGACGCGTTAAAGATGGTGCCGCTATTCAAATCTATTTGGATGTGGAAGGAGACAGTCACCAGCGTGCTTCTATGATTAGGAAATTTTATGATATTAGTAAGCGTGGGGAACAGACAAATTTCAGTTTTCCAGAGGTAAATCCCAATGTAATGGGATCCCTGTCTGATCTGTTAGGAATAGAAATATCCGTAGACAATATGAAAAAGCGAGTATATCAAGCGTTACGTGATTTCACAGAGGAAATTACTGAAAATCAATTAACTACAGAAGAAATAGCGACCTTCAACAAACGCTATACGTTAATGGAGAAGCGTAATGAAGCCATCACAGAAATTATTGAAAGCAAATAAAGCCGTACGTAGCCTCCTTGAATAACTCGGAGGCACGCTACGGCCTTATTCTGTACTCTTCGCTTTGTAGAGTTATTAATAGAAAACAATGCAGATAATAATACTTTATTCAGCCTGGGCCGCGGTAATTAAAGCAAGCTTATACACATCGTCAGCACTACAGCCTCTGGACAAATCATTTACCGGCTTATTTAAACCTTGTAAAATCGGACCTACTGCTTCAAATTCACCAAGTCGTTGAGCAATTTTGTATCCAATATTCCCCGCTTCCAAGCTAGGAAAAATAAATACATTTGCATCTCCCTGCAATACGGAATCAGGAGCCTTTTTCTCAGCAACACTTGGAACAAAGGCAGCATCGAATTGAAATTCTCCGTCAATAATGAGATCAGGGTTTTTCTCTTTAGCTATTTTAAGTGCTTCCTCCACTTTTTCCGTCTCTGGAGACTTTGCAGAGCCTTTCGTAGAAAAGCTAAGCATCGCCACACGTGGATCTACATCGAAAAGCTTCCCTGTAACAGCACTTTCCACGGCAATTTCTGCTAAATCCTGGCTATCTGGAGAAATATTGATAGCACAATCGGCGAAAACGTATTTTTCGTCTCCTCGAACCATAATAAACACGCCGGAAGTTTTCTTAATACCTTCCTTTGTCTTAATAATTTGTAAAGCTGGACGAACCGTGTCTGCTGTCGAATGTGTTGCTCCACTAACCAGACCATCTGCCTGATTCATATACACGAGCATCGTTCCAAAGTAATTCTCATCCTGTAATATCGTTTGCGCTTCCTCTTTTGTTACCTTTCCTTTTCGACGTTCCACAAAGGTTTCAACCATTACATCCATTTCCGCGAATTCTGCCGGATCCATTATTTTGCATGAAGACACATTTACACCGTACTCCTCTGCTTTATGTCGAATATCGGCTTTCTTCCCAATTAGAATTGGTGCCAAAATCCCTGCTGCTCCCAGCTGGCTGGCAGCCTTTAAGATCCGTTCATCTTGCCCTTCCGGAAAAACGATTGATTTATTTTGTCCGGTAACTTTTTCTTCCAACTGATCAAATAACTGGCTCATGGGTTCATCCCTCCATCGATTTTTATACCTAAATTGTAGACTAAGAACACATCTTTTTAAAGTCGGAGTCCACTAGCATTTCAGTGTTTTAAAATAGTTATGACATTCCAGTGACAGAAAGGAAAAACACTCACATTCTTTTCCTTCATCTGAAATCGTACCCCATGAATATCTTACCCCAATTATGATATAGTAAAAACAGATGAAACTTATTTACAATTATGAAGGAGAGATACATATGGTAGAAGCAGTAGAAACAATGGATGGCTGGTGTAGTTTGCATGATTTCCGCTCCATTGATTGGACCGCTTGGAAGCTTGCATCAGAATTAGAACGCGAAGAAGCAATTCACAGCCTGGAAAAACTGATGACCAAATGGGAAAAGGTTGAAGAAGAAAAAAACGGAAGTCAAGTTCTCTATAAAATAGTCGGCCAAAAAGCTGATTTCATGTTTATGTTCCTCCGTCCAACAATGAACGAGTTAAATGATATTGAAACAGAATTAAACAAATCAAAAATGGGTGAATTTCTTATTCCTGTTCATTCCTACGTATCCATTATCGAGCTAGCTAAATACCGTCCTGCCAAAGATGGTGTTGATCCTGAAACTTTACCGGAAACGCAAGCACGTTTAAAGCCAATACTACCAAAATGGGAACATATCTGTTTTTATCCAATGGACAGACGTCGTCAGGGAGAAGAGAATTGGTATACACTGGAAAAAGATGTGCGCGGAAAGCTTTTATATGAACATAGTAAAACCGGAAGAAAATACGCAGGAAAAATCAAGCAGTTTATTACAGGTTCTATTGGTCTCGATGACTGGGAATGGGGAGTTACGCTATTTGCTCATGAACCATTAGAATTTAAAAATATTGTGTATGAAATGCGTTTTGATGAAGTTAGCTCCCGTTATGGTGAATTCGGAGAGTTTTTCATTGGAAATTACCTTCCAAAAGAAGAGGTCGCTTCCTACCTAAAAGTCTAATATTTACGAAAGAAGAGTCGTTCAAAGGAAACGGCTCTTTTTTGTGTTCATTCATAATTTTGACGCAGCATTTCTTTGTCATCTTTTTTCTTCCATGGGCATACATATAATTTAGTGAGTATGTATCATGCTTTTTGCAGAAATGAGGATATATCATGGCAGTGGTTGCACGTACGGAAAAAGACGTTGAGCTTCTCGATCGTCTGATGCGTGCAGAAGCTGAGGGGAGCAGTCTATCGTTAGTCTTATGTATTGTTTATTTTAAGGAGGTTATTTTATGAGTGAAAAGAACAACAAGAACCAATATACAGGAAATCCATATCAAGTTTATCCTTATTACTATCCACAAACTTCACCAGCCTACTATCCAGCCAATCAGCAAAGACAGTATCCTACCTATCAACAGCAGCCTCAGCAGCAGACACAAGTCCCTACTACACAGGAGCAAGGAATGCTACCAATACAGGAATCGTATATCGAAAATATTTTACGCTTAAATAGAGGCAAAAAGGCAACCGTCTATATGACCTTTGAAAATAACACCCAGTGGAATGCGAAGGTTTTCAAAGGAGTGATTGAGGCAGCTGGGAGAGACCATCTTATATTAAGTGATCCGCAAACAGGAAAAAGGTACTTATTGTTAATGATTTACTTGGACTATGTCACGTTTGATGAAGAGATAAACTACTCCTATCCGTATGACGGCAGTGGTCAAATGTCTATGTATTCTCCAAGATAGGAAATAGACCAGACACATAGCCATGAACTGAAAAAGGATGGCACCTACACGATCAGGGCATCCTTTTTCAGCCATTTCAATAAAGAAAGGTATGGAGAGGAGCCCATCTAATGCGCCATCCGTATACTAAATTAATCCGATTAGAAATTATATCTATTATATGTGCGCTGGTTGTGGGGACCCTAGCACTTATCAAAGGCTTTATTACGCTCATTTTTCTATGCCTTTATTTAATCTCTCTCAGTTTGATTGTTGATGCTTTAATCAACATTCATACTAACCAAGCTCATCAAGCAGCAAAACAAGTGTTTCGGGCCATCTTACTATTTATATTTACTACTTATTTCATTTTTAAATTATAATGCTTTCATAATCACTGTTCCTAAGATCACCCAACCAATTAGAAAAGCTACTCCTCCCAATGGAGTAATCATTGCAAAGGTTTTAATTGCTGTTGTTGAGTAAATATAAAGGCTTCCTGAAAAAAGAATGATTCCTATAAAGAACATCCATCCAGCCCAGCCGATGCCACTACCGGTAATTTTTGTTGTTAACAATCCGGTAACTAGTAACGCCATAGTGTGAAACATTTGATAGTTAACCGCTTTTTCCCACGTAGACAAAGCTTTTTCAGAAATCTTCCCTTCTAGGCCATGTGCGCCGAATGCTCCCAAGGCTACTGCCAAAAAGCCATTAATTACTCCAAGTAATAAAAACAATTTCATTGTAATACTCCCCTTCTATGTTAAAAATCAAATAAGGAATCACCGTTTGCTTCTTCATGATCAATTGCTGATTTATTTACTGAGGGCTTGCCAGCGTTTGCCTTTCCAATCATTGCTTTCATTTCTTCTGGTGAGATTTCATTACGATCTAGTTGAACACTTTTCGAAGTCTCTCCGGATTCCAGCAATAAATCACATAATAGACGGATGTTGCTTATTGATTTAGACATTTTTTCCGGATTATCCGCCCATTTCTCTGCACGGCTTAACTCTTCCTTCATTTTTGTTATAATCGTTTCATTTGCTACTGCCATTTACGATCGCTCCTTCCAATCGATTCAACTGCCATTATATCATGTTATTCCATGAAATTAACTAATGAAGGATTCGGACAACCTACTTTTTCAAATGTTAGTTAACGCTGCGCAGTTGGAGGAAAATGCGAACTAGAGAAAACATATTTAGCTATTTATGCGAAATAGCTAAATAACACCGCTACGGAAAAATACTGCGCTTTCCGGGGGCGGCTGATGAGCCTCCTCATGCTACCGCATTCCGGGGTCTCACCGATGCCTCATCTCCCCCAGGAGTCTCCGTATTTTTCCTTCGCTAAAGTGTATTTTCCAAGCTATTAAAGTTAAAAGATACTTCTTCGATTAATAAATATCTTTAATCACTTAATAGCATATACCAGTTGATTGGAATGAAGGAGGACGACTCCTGCCGGAATAGCATGAGGCGAAGACCCTGGACGGAGCGTAGCGGAGGAAGCGGCTGAGGCCATGCCGGCGGAAAGCGTTCCTCTGTAATGGAAATCAATGGCGGTAGGTGATCTTCTAAGCGTATTTAGATAAATTTTTTAGTAGCCATATTCCTGTTACAAGAGGTATAATTTCTCACCTCCAAGCACGTGAGCTAAGTGTATTTTCCGAAACGGCCGTTTACAGTACTACCAAGTTACTTCGCAGTTTATCTTTTTACGAGATATCTTAAAAAAACAATTAAAAAAGAGTGAACAAAAATAAAAACCCTGCTAAAGCAGGGTCTAGTGGTTAAAGTAAAAATTTTTCACATGGGTATTTCCTTCTTCTAAAAAAGCTACTTCAGACATTAACATAACTTCTTTCTTCAATCTTCCTCTCTGATCAGCTTCATGTCGCTCATACACCCACTTTATAAATTCCAATTCCTTTTTGTTGAAAGGTCTATCTAGTTTTGTTTGTAGCTTTCTGCAAAATTCCCCTAGACTATTCATCGACAACCCCCTGTAGAGCCGAGAAATTAAATATCTACTCATATTGTAAACGGAATCATCATTTATTTCAATACCAAAGTGGTAAAATATGCTGAATTTACAGAAAACTACGTTAACTGACATATTTCTTTAACTAATATAGGAATAATCTTTTCGATTACTCACTTCCTGTAATTGATCTTTTAAAACAACATGCTCTCTTGTGAATTTTGTAGGGGAGTCAATGCCGGCAATCGCAGCCATTTCAAAAACTCCTTCTCTCAATGCCAACAAATAATTACAAACCCTGTACTTTTTCTCTTCAATGCTCAGAGCTTGTTGTAATTTGGGGTCTGTTGTCGTTACACCTGTTGGGCAATTGTTGGTGTGGCATACTTCTGCCATAATACAACCGACACTAAGCATAAAACCTCTGGCAATGTTTATCATGTCAGCACCGAGCGCCAGTGCCATTACAATTTTATCTGGTGTAAGTAGCTGACCGGAAGCAATAATATGTGTTCTTTCCCGCAACTCGTATTTTTTCAACAGTTCATCAACCATAGGCAGTGCAGCAAATGTTGGAAGACCGACAGAATCAGCCAATTCGTAATAAGAAGCACCGGTCCCTCCGTTACCTCCATCTACTGTAATAAAATCAGGAATGATTCCTGTTTCCTTCATCGCTTTCATTAAATTTTCTACTTGTTCTTGATTACCTACAACAATTTTCATGCCTACAGGCTTACCACCGACATCACGTAATTGTGATAGAAATTCCAAGAACTCTTTACCGTTATTAATACCGTGGAAACGGTTCGGACTATTAATATCTTCCCCTTGCTCAACTTTTCTGATCTCCGCAATTTCTTTTGTAACTTTCTTCCCGTCCACATGGCCACCACGCTGTTTTGCACCTTGAGCCACTTTTAGTTCAAAGGCCTTAATTTGGTCCATATCACTTTTCTTTTTAAATTCCTCCCAAGAAAACTCGCCATCCTTTGTTCGGACACCAAACAGGCCAGGGCTGATTTGCATAATAATATCCACATCCCCTTTTAAGTGATACGGCGAAACACTGCCCTCTCCTGTATTCATCCAGGTGCCACCTGCCATGCCAAGCCCCTCGGAAAGTGCTGTAATAGCATGATCTCCAAGTGATCCGAAGCTCATTGCTGATTGCCCAATAAGACCTTTAATTTTAAAGGGTTGACGTGCGGTGCCCTTTCCAAGAACAATTGCTTCATCATCTGTTAAATAAAAAGGATTCAGTTCCCCTTCTTCCCGATACTCTTTACGACTAAATAGCTTCTCATTATCTATTTTGTATAATTTGGTTTTTATTTTAGGCTGCTGATCAATTTTTAATTCGTTTCGGAGCTTAGGAAACATATTGTTTACCATATAAAGCCCACTTTCGTGAAAATCTCTCTGTGATCCATAGCCAATCATTCTATCATTATATTTCCCTGCTTTATAAACAAATTCGAACTCTCTCCGGTGAAATGGCTTTCCTTCATTATCATTGTTAAATAAGTATTGCCTTAACTCTGGTCCCATTTTTTCTATGATATAGCGCATCTTTCCCAGTAAGGGATAATTACGTAAAATGGAATGCTCCTCTTGTTTCTTATCAAAAAAATAAATACGAAGAAAAATTAGTAATGGTATAAGTATAATAAGAGTAATCAGAACAATTAACCCGATTAATAATGCATCCTCCATAGCAATCTCCTCCCTAACCTGTGTATGTCATAATGGCGATACCCTCCTTCAGGCAATTTAAACATAAGAAAAAACCAGGCCAATAATTGACCTGATTCCTATAGCTCATTTTCTCCTATTTTTTCTTCTAGTTCTGTAATCCGTGCACGCAACTCATTGATGTCTTCTTTAGTGGCTAGCCCTAGATCTTTCGCCATTTTCTGGGTTTGCTCAAACTGCTTGACGCTCCATTCGTCTTTTTTCATTTCGCCTTTATCTGTAAAGCTTTGAAGTACTGTCCTAGCTTCATCCTGTGTTAATTCATTTTTATCTACAAGCTCCTTTAATTTCTGATCAAACTTTTCTTTACTGGTTACGGCCGCTCCCAGTCCCAATAGGAATCCTTTTTTTAGTAATTCATTCATTTTTAGCACTCCTTTATTTTATAGATTGAATTACCTTGTAATGCTTTCTGGCAAGTATCGTAAACATAACCACAAAATAAATAATGCCTGCCAGTCCAAAGCTTCCAAATATAGTATAGCCTTCTACATAGCCATACCAGCTTGCTGCAATACTGACTAGAATCATAATAAAATGAAATGACTCCAGTACCAGGAAAAAGTGATGTTTCCATGTTTTTTCTTGTTTTTCTTTATCCCACTCTCTATCCTTTTCCCCATTTTCCAGCCATCCTAACATTGCTTTCGGAAAAGAGAAGATAGGTTCAATGGATTCCTTAGCATACTGTTTATAAATAGATTCGATTAGCGTTTTGCTGCCAAGCCATTTTTTGATTTTAGGTTTGGCCCATTTTTCTATGTCTGTTTCCGGATAAATTGCAAAAAGTATTCCTATATTAATAGATATTGCTCGTCCTAAATAAGCATACTCGGCAGACAACTGAATGGGCTGTTCTTTTACAAACATTTTGATGTCCTGTTTAATTTGTTCCAGCAACTGTCCATCCATATTTTTGAATGAACCATCCCGATACATTTCGATCAGTTGTTTTACCATTTTCTTTAACTTATTTGTGTCAGCATTTGGTAATACAAAATTCATTTGTTCGAGTGCTTCTATTACACGGTCATAGTCATCTATAATTACCCCTTGAATCAAATGCTTAAAATAAGTAGTATCTTGTTTTCTAACTTCCCCTACCATCCCAAAGTCCAGTATGGTGATCGTGCCATTCCTATTAATTAGTAGATTACCTGCATGGGGGTCTGCGTGAAAGTTGCCTGGGTTTAAAAACTGCTCACTATAAAAGTTAAATAGATTTTTTGCAATTCTTTCTGGTTGAATATGATGCTTACGCATAAATTCAAGGTCAGTTATTTTTGCACCTTCCGCCCATTCCATAACCAACACTCTTTTTGTACATAGCTCATCCATAAACGCAGGGATATATACCGTCTTATCATCTTTAAACCTTTCTTTAAAATACTTTCCATAATGTAATTCCTGGGTGAAATCCAATTCACGATCCATCACTCGTATCAATTCTAAATAGAGTGAT contains the following coding sequences:
- a CDS encoding DUF423 domain-containing protein — translated: MKLFLLLGVINGFLAVALGAFGAHGLEGKISEKALSTWEKAVNYQMFHTMALLVTGLLTTKITGSGIGWAGWMFFIGIILFSGSLYIYSTTAIKTFAMITPLGGVAFLIGWVILGTVIMKAL
- a CDS encoding FMN-binding glutamate synthase family protein; the encoded protein is MEDALLIGLIVLITLIILIPLLIFLRIYFFDKKQEEHSILRNYPLLGKMRYIIEKMGPELRQYLFNNDNEGKPFHRREFEFVYKAGKYNDRMIGYGSQRDFHESGLYMVNNMFPKLRNELKIDQQPKIKTKLYKIDNEKLFSRKEYREEGELNPFYLTDDEAIVLGKGTARQPFKIKGLIGQSAMSFGSLGDHAITALSEGLGMAGGTWMNTGEGSVSPYHLKGDVDIIMQISPGLFGVRTKDGEFSWEEFKKKSDMDQIKAFELKVAQGAKQRGGHVDGKKVTKEIAEIRKVEQGEDINSPNRFHGINNGKEFLEFLSQLRDVGGKPVGMKIVVGNQEQVENLMKAMKETGIIPDFITVDGGNGGTGASYYELADSVGLPTFAALPMVDELLKKYELRERTHIIASGQLLTPDKIVMALALGADMINIARGFMLSVGCIMAEVCHTNNCPTGVTTTDPKLQQALSIEEKKYRVCNYLLALREGVFEMAAIAGIDSPTKFTREHVVLKDQLQEVSNRKDYSYIS
- a CDS encoding lipoate--protein ligase family protein; amino-acid sequence: MKNWKDIIRHTTFRYIDHSVDKKYTSNAMTSFAIDDALAISVSNEASPPAVRLWVHPNTIVLGIPDAKLPHIEEGVMYLASEDYNVIVRNSGGLAVALDEGVLNISLVLPNVKHISIYDCYEAMVSFVQYMLRDLTEEIKAYEIEDSYCPGDYDLSINGKKFAGISQRRVKDGAAIQIYLDVEGDSHQRASMIRKFYDISKRGEQTNFSFPEVNPNVMGSLSDLLGIEISVDNMKKRVYQALRDFTEEITENQLTTEEIATFNKRYTLMEKRNEAITEIIESK
- the pta gene encoding phosphate acetyltransferase, producing MSQLFDQLEEKVTGQNKSIVFPEGQDERILKAASQLGAAGILAPILIGKKADIRHKAEEYGVNVSSCKIMDPAEFAEMDVMVETFVERRKGKVTKEEAQTILQDENYFGTMLVYMNQADGLVSGATHSTADTVRPALQIIKTKEGIKKTSGVFIMVRGDEKYVFADCAINISPDSQDLAEIAVESAVTGKLFDVDPRVAMLSFSTKGSAKSPETEKVEEALKIAKEKNPDLIIDGEFQFDAAFVPSVAEKKAPDSVLQGDANVFIFPSLEAGNIGYKIAQRLGEFEAVGPILQGLNKPVNDLSRGCSADDVYKLALITAAQAE
- a CDS encoding AarF/ABC1/UbiB kinase family protein; amino-acid sequence: MKNALTYNLFYRCTFIVWMVVKFIFQIYFFHLFHGIWDEQTKRKWEHLLHKQAVEYRKKAVKMGGVLIKVGQFLSTRTDFMPEVFIKELSGLVDRVPPMPYSYASRLLQEEWGADPSEYIEDINRTSIASASIGEVYYARLKGSGREVAIKVQRYQVERIFHMDFKALRVVFWIISFCTSFGKKADLKSLYLELIRVMDRELDFTQELHYGKYFKERFKDDKTVYIPAFMDELCTKRVLVMEWAEGAKITDLEFMRKHHIQPERIAKNLFNFYSEQFLNPGNFHADPHAGNLLINRNGTITILDFGMVGEVRKQDTTYFKHLIQGVIIDDYDRVIEALEQMNFVLPNADTNKLKKMVKQLIEMYRDGSFKNMDGQLLEQIKQDIKMFVKEQPIQLSAEYAYLGRAISINIGILFAIYPETDIEKWAKPKIKKWLGSKTLIESIYKQYAKESIEPIFSFPKAMLGWLENGEKDREWDKEKQEKTWKHHFFLVLESFHFIMILVSIAASWYGYVEGYTIFGSFGLAGIIYFVVMFTILARKHYKVIQSIK
- a CDS encoding YwdI family protein, translated to MAVANETIITKMKEELSRAEKWADNPEKMSKSISNIRLLCDLLLESGETSKSVQLDRNEISPEEMKAMIGKANAGKPSVNKSAIDHEEANGDSLFDF
- the hemQ gene encoding hydrogen peroxide-dependent heme synthase, with the protein product MVEAVETMDGWCSLHDFRSIDWTAWKLASELEREEAIHSLEKLMTKWEKVEEEKNGSQVLYKIVGQKADFMFMFLRPTMNELNDIETELNKSKMGEFLIPVHSYVSIIELAKYRPAKDGVDPETLPETQARLKPILPKWEHICFYPMDRRRQGEENWYTLEKDVRGKLLYEHSKTGRKYAGKIKQFITGSIGLDDWEWGVTLFAHEPLEFKNIVYEMRFDEVSSRYGEFGEFFIGNYLPKEEVASYLKV
- a CDS encoding phasin family protein, coding for MNELLKKGFLLGLGAAVTSKEKFDQKLKELVDKNELTQDEARTVLQSFTDKGEMKKDEWSVKQFEQTQKMAKDLGLATKEDINELRARITELEEKIGENEL
- the gerQ gene encoding spore coat protein GerQ: MSEKNNKNQYTGNPYQVYPYYYPQTSPAYYPANQQRQYPTYQQQPQQQTQVPTTQEQGMLPIQESYIENILRLNRGKKATVYMTFENNTQWNAKVFKGVIEAAGRDHLILSDPQTGKRYLLLMIYLDYVTFDEEINYSYPYDGSGQMSMYSPR